The genomic stretch ATTAAGTCTTCTTATCATTGTTTTTCTCCCCCCACATAGTAAAAACAAACAAAAAATATTTTCATCATTTTACAGTAAAACGAACATAATGAAAAGGGAAAAATTAGTATTTTCTAAACTTTTAAAAAATAAAATCTTGCATATCATCTGAATGATTACTAGCCTATTAATTATTTTCCTTCACTACTTCTGGATAATATTGAAAAATAAGATCTTCTTTCGATAAATCCGTTGGCACTCTTATAAAGCGCGAATACAACTCAGTTCCCGTTTGAAGTTTTTTATCAAATAGTTCAAAGCAGTCTAGGATTTCAATGAATTTCCATTCTACTGTTTCACCAAATTGATTCAAGTATTCAGTTTCATTTTTTAAAGCTTCTTTTTCACCATTTAAATAGGCTTGTTCCACTGCAGGAGCTTTTATTAGAAGGATGGTTTCCTCAAATGTATTAAGATTATCGATTTCATAATTTATTTTTTCTGATGTAGGATTTCCAGATATTTTACATTCATATAATACTTTTACTGCAAACCATTCCCATTGTTGTGTCATTTTTTTTCGTAATCTTTTATTCATTTTCTCTCTCCTAATTAATTACGATTTATCTATTGTATTATCTTGTTTTATTCAAAAAAAAGACAACATATAGCTGCCTTTATAATCTATTAAAATTAAAATTTCACATTATATTCATCGATGAGAAGGCCACGATCCTTGCATTTTTCTAAGTTGAATAATTTGACCTGTATGATAGGCTTCATGAAGAAGTATATCCATTAGCTTCGTTTCGAAGGAATCTCTATTTAGTTCTTCTTCCGTAATATTATTTAATCGTTGTCTTAAACTTAATTGGGCATTTTCCAAACGTTCAAATACTTTTTCCCATTCGTTTTTATGATTAGACTGTTCAGTAAAGTTAAAGGTTTCATCACCATCTAGTTTTTTTGTCCATTCTCTACCTTCTAAGTTTGCTACTAACCTCTCTTTATAATAAAGCAGATGATTAACGTTTTCCCAGATTGATTTCGTTGCCTCTCCAGTAGGTTTCCAGTTAGCTTGTTCAGCACTAATTCCTTCGATTGAATCTTTTAATGGCGCAAACCAGCTTTCCTGATCATACGTTTTGTCTAAAACATTTAAAATTAAATCTTTTCGATTCAAAATCTACTCCTCCTTAAACTCGATTAATTTAAGAAAATTACTTCTGTAGAGTCGCGGTAACCACTGTTAATTTATTCAACATAGAGTAGCCTTTTCCTTTTATTATATCGAACTTATAAAGACATTTGTATTTTGTATCAACTCTTTCTTTAAATATAAAAAAGAGCCAAAACGATGACTCTTTTCATAACTATTCAAAACATTAGTTTTTATATAGATCTATAAATTGAAGAATGAATAAAACTAAAAAAATAGCAGACACCAACCCAATTTTTTGAATCTTGGTTCTTTTTCGAAACCATTTCCATCTATTATTCTCTTCGTTAACATTTCCAAATTGAAAATACATCAAATAATCAATTGTACTCATTATTAAAGCTCCTAAAATAATCCATAAAATATGTGACATTTAATTTCTCCCTTAGTATAAATAGTTTCTAACTTTTAATTAATTATACTTCAACGATTATTAGTTGTAATTTGGGGGAATTTCATGGTTTTTCAAATAAAACTCTTCTACAAACGTAAAAAAGACGATAAATTATCACTTTATCGTCAGAACAAGATCATTTAATAGTTGAAGAATAAACCTCATATCCTCTTCCAATATCCTTTACACTATGAGAATCTGAACCATACATAAATTGGATATTTAATGAATTTGCAATTTCAACTACGTGATTTGGTGGATAAGTTTCACCACAATATTCTTTAAATAGTCCCGCGGTATTATAGTCTAAAATATAATTTTTTTCTTTTACTAGCTTTAATACTTCAATTTGTTTATTTATTATTTTTTCGGTATCTTCACACTTTAAAAATTGCATAAACTTATTACATAAAGTCATATGTCCGATTCGTGTTGGTTTAAGTGGACCTAGATCATCTAAAATCGATTGTTTCACATTATCGTAGTAAGCAAGTTGAAACGCTTCTACACTACCATAGTAATTTACTAGGCCGCTCAGTGTATCTTCAGCTTTATAATCTATACATTGCCATCCATCTTTCCCTTCCAAATAATGAATAGATAATAGACCCGTATCACAATATTTACCGTATTCTTTTAAAAATTGTTTAAACCATACCGATTCGCTAGGTAAATAATCGTATTCAAAGCCGATTTTGATTCGAATTCGATCTTTGTATTGATCTCTTACTTTAGTCATTTCTTTTATATAATCGTCTACATCATTTTCAGACATTGAAAGTGATGCAACTGCTTCATCTGGCTTTAAAACATTTTGAAATGATGACGGTATTGGAGTATGCTCAGTGATATGGTATTCATCGAAACCAAGTTCAATAGCTTTCTCAATCATTAATTGTACATCGTCTCCACTTCCGTGTGGACAATATTGTGTATGAGTGTGTCCATCAATCTTCAAGATTTTACTTTCTCCTTTCTGTTGATTAAACTATTGTTTATTTCTTCAAGTTTTATTCCCTTTTCTACCATTAAGACCATTGTGTGATAGACAAGATCACTAATTTCATAAATTAATTCCTCTGTTCCTTCATTTTTAGCTCCGATGATCACTTCACTTGTTTCTTCACCTATTTTTTTCAATATCTTATCAATTCCTTGATTAAATAAATATGTAGTATAAGATCCTTCAATTGGATTCTTTTTTCGATCAAGAATTGTTTCATAAAGATTTGGTAAATAGGATGGAACTTCGTTTTGAGTATCATTTTCTTTATTTAACACTAATTTTTCTGAAAAACAACTATAGCTTCCTGTATGACATGCAACACCTACTTGCTCAACTTGCAGTAAAATTGAATCTTGGTCGCAGTCATACGATACTGATTTTACATATTGTAAATTCCCTGATGTTTCACCTTTTTTCCATATTTCTTGGCGACTCCTACTATAAAAGGTTGCAAATCCTGTTTCAATTGTGAGATTAATTGATTCATAATTCATATACGCTAGCATTAATACTTCATTTGTATCTACATCTTGAACGATTGCTGGTACTAAACCTTGTTCATTAAATCGAATCTTTTCTAAATCAAACATGTTTGCTCCTCCTATAGTCGAACTGGAATATTTTTTTCATTTAAATAGTTTTTTAGGTCTTTAATCTCGATTTCGCCAAAATGGAATACTGAGGCAGCTAATACACCATCCACATTTGCGTATTCAATCGCGTCGTAAAAATGTTCTAATTTACCAGCTCCTCCAGATGCAATGACAGGAACATTCACTGCATTCGTAACTTTTTGGAGTAATCCAATATCAAATCCTCTTTTCATACCATCTTCGTTAATACTATTTAGAACAATTTCACCCGCTCCGAGTTCTACACCCGTCTTAGCCCATTCAATTGCGTCCCACTCTGTTTCTTTGCGCCCACCATTTATAAACACTTTATATTGACCATCACTATTTAACTTTGCATCAATTGAAAGGACAACACACTGTGATCCAAAGCGAGCAGATGCTTCATTGATTAAATTCGGATTTAAGATTGCAGCAGAATTAACGGATACTTTATCTGCACCATTTCTTAAAAGTTTAGTAAAATCATCTATTGAGCGTACCCCCCCACCAACGCTGAAAGGAATACGTAATTCTTTTGCTACCTCTGAAACAAATTGCAATGATATATCTCTTTCTTCATTTGAAGCTGTAATATCATAAAATACTAATTCATCAGCACCATTATCACTATAATATTTTCCAAGTTTAGTAGGTGAATCAACATCTTGAATGCTTGAAAATTGTTTTCCTTTTACGACACGTCCATTTCGAACATCTAAGCACGGTATAATTCTTCTTGCAAGCATTTAAGTGCCTCCTCTACAGTAAATTTTCCTTCATACAATGCTTTACCAGAGATCGCACCATAAATATTTAATTGACTGAGTGTTTCAAGATCATTTAACGTACTTACTCCACCTGAAGCAATAATATTTAAATTCGTTTCTTCAGCTAATCTTTTATATGCTTCAATATTTGGTCCACTTAGCATGCCATCCTTTGATATATCAGTGTATACGACTGTTTTCACACCTAGTAGTTCTAACTGCTTACAAAATTCAAAGCTGTCTTGATTAGTTGACTCCTCCCAACCATTTATAGCAACATAACTGTTTTTTGCGTCTACGCCTACAATGATTCGATTTCCGTATGTAGAGATAGCTTGTTCTAATAGCTGTCTATCTTTAATCGCAGCTGTTCCTAAAATTACACGTTCAACTCCTAGTTCTAACCAGAACGAAATTGATTCAAGCGATCTGATTCCTCCACCAATCTGAATTTTCAACTTCGTATTTTGAACAATTCCTTTAATAATTGAAGCATTTTTTCGTTCACCAGTTCTTGCACCATCTAAATCAACTATATGTAATACTTTTGCGCCAGATTTATCAAAATCTAACGCAACCTCTAGTGGTGAATTTTGATAGATTACTTTCTTATTAAAATCTCCTTGCTCGAGGCGAACACAATTACCATCCTTTAAATCAATTGCTGGATATAGAATCATATAAACACAACTCCTTAAATGCTTTTAATAGATTAAGACCTGTTTCTGCGCTTTTTTCAGGATGAAATTGCATACCGTAAATATTACCGGATTTAATGACTGCTGGGATTTTGACCCCATATTCAGAGTAAGCTAGCAGTTCATTATTTGAAGAACTAACATAAAATGAGTGTACAAAATAGACATACTCACCTTCATTTACATACTTAACTAATGATTCCTCTTTCGTAAAATTTAATTTATTCCATCCCATATGTGGAACTTTTACAATATCCGGTATCTGTTTGACCTGACCTTGAATTAAGCCAAGACCATTCGTTCCTAAGTTTTCTTCACTAAATTCATATAGTAATTGCATTCCTAAGCAAATCCCTAAAATCGGCGTGCCACTTTTTGCTTTAGACTTTATAATCTCTATTAGACTAAGACTTTCTAATTCATTCATCGCCGCTTCATATGCGCCAACGCCTGGTAGAATAATAGATGAAGCTTGCTTTATCACTTCAATTTCATTACTGATCAATACTGGAAAACCAATTTCTTCACACGCTCTTTTTAAAGAGTCCAAATTACCTACACCATAATCAATAATAATATTCACTTATAACATTCCTTTCGTGGAAGGTAACTTAGACGAGGTCACTTCTACCGCTTGTTTAACTGCTCTACCGAACGCTTTAAATAAAGCTTCAATTTTGTGATGATCATTTTCCCCGTATAAAACTTCCATATGGCAATTCATTTTAGCTTCAGAGCTAAGTGCCTTAAAAAATTCTTTGAAGTTTTGTGTATCAATCATTCCAATTCGCTCTCTTACTGTTCGATCATTATAAACAAGATATGGTCTATTACTAAAATCAACTACTACTCTTGCTAATGTCTCATCCATTGGAATATAGCAAGAGCCGTAACGATTAATGCCAATTTTTTCTCCTAATGCATCTACCAATGCTTTACCTAATGCAATTCCAACATCTTCTGTCGTGTGATGGTCATCAACTTCCAGATCACCTTCACAAAATACTTCTAAATCGATCCCACTATGGAATGAAAATAAAGTTAACATATGGTCTAAAAATCCAATTCCAGTCTGAATATTACTTTCCCCATCACCATCTAAATTTAATGATAAACTAATTTTTGTTTCTTTTGTTTGTCTTGAAATTACTGCAGTTCTCACTCTGAATCCTCCTCAAATCGAATACTTATTGCTTTTCCATGTCCAAATAGTCCTTCTTCTTCTGCAATAACTTCAATGTGCTTTCTTGCTTCCTTTAAAGCTTTCTTATTGTAATAAACAACCGACGTTTTCTTTTGAAAATCATTCACATTTAAAGGTGATGTAAATCTTGCAGTTCCACTTGTTGGTAAAGTATGATTCGTACCAGCAAAATAATCGCCAACTGGCTCAGGCGTGTAGTCACCTAAAAAAATAGCACCAGCGTTTTTAATTTGATGAACGATTGATTCCGGGTTTTTGATCATGATTTCAAGATGTTCAGGCGCTAGCTTATTAACCAGCTCAATTCCTTCTTCAATTGTTTTAACAACTAGTATTGCTCCATACTGTTCGAATGAACTTTTAATAATTTCTTTTCTTGGTTGTTCTTCTAATAAATTTGGTATTTGTTGCTGAATTTTTAGAGCAAACTCTTCTGAATTTGTAATAACAATACTAGATGCCATTTCATCATGCTCTGCTTGCGCCATTAAATCGGCAGCAATAAATCTTGGATTAGCTGTTTCATCTGCTAATATAACAACTTCTGTTGGACCTGCAACCATATCAATTCCAACTATTCCTGAAACACTTTTCTTAGCAAGTGCAACATAAAGATTTCCTGGACCAACTATTTTGTCTACCTTTTCAATTGTTTCCGTTCCATATGCTAGTGCACCAATTGCTTGTGCTCCACCAACTTTATAGACTTTTGAAACGCCAGCTAATTTCGCAGCTACTAGAATTGAGGGCTTGATTTTCCCTTCTTTATTCGGAGGTGTTACAATGACAATCTCTTTTACCCCTGCTATTTTTGCGGGAATTACATTCATTAAAACAGTAGATGGATATGCCGCTTTACCTGCTGGTATATACACACCAACTCTTTCAATTGGATGAATTAATTGTTGTACATAAGAATTTTTATCGTTTATTTTATAGCCATCTTGAAGTTGTTTTTCATGGTATCTTTCTATGTTCTTCTTAGCTTCAGCTAATGCAGTAACTAGTTTTTCATCAGTTTGTTCTAACGCTTCATTAAATTCTACTTCACTTACTTCAAAGTCTTTTAGTTTGACTTCGTCGTAAATTAAAGAATATTGACGTACAGCTTCATCACCATTTTCTTTCACATTTAATAAAATTTTTTCTACGCTTTTTGTGATCTCAACAGTAGGTAAATTAGTTCGGTTTATAATACTTTCAAGTTTATCGCTTTTTTGATTAATCGATAATATTTCCAGCATATACAATCTTTCCCTTCTTAATTTTTTCGAGAAACTCGGTAATTCGTAAGTGGTTAAATCTGTAACTTACACGATTTGAAATGACTCTAGCACTAATCGGAATCATTTCTTCTAAGATCACTAATCCATTCGCTTTTAAAGTACTCCCTGTTTCAACTAAATCAACTATGATATCTGACATTCCTACAATGGGTGCTAATTCAACTGACCCATTTAAGTAAATTAATTCTATATTTTGCCTCAACTGAAAATATTTTGAAGTAATATTTGGATACTTTGTTGCGATCCTTAAAGTTTCTTCACCTCGATCGAGTAGTGTTCCTGGAAAACCAGCTGCTGCAAAGACGCATTTTCCAAGTTCTAAATCCATTAGTTCATATACATCCTTCTCTTGTTCTAGCAAAATATCCTTTCCAACAAAACCAAGATCACAAACTCCTCGTTCAACATAAGTAGCAACATCTACTGGTTTAACTACCAAATATTTAATTTTATGTAATTCGTCTACAAATATTAGCTTTCTAGTTTTAGAATCAATTACTTTTTGAAACCCTGCTTGATTTAATATATTAATAACCTCATCTTCAAGTCTTCCTTTTGCAACTGCAACAGTTAGCCAACTCATTGTTCATCCCTCATTTGACATGTTATCCAAGCATTTGTATCAATCGAAAAGCCGATTGCATCAATATTGTTTTCCGAATCTTCAGACACCAGAAGATAGCGCCCACCACTTAAAACCTCTTTATTTAACTGATCATAATAACCTTTAAAGACGATGCCGTCATAATAATCAAATTCATTTACGATTGATAAATCAATCAGTATATTTGGGCTAATTTCTTGAAACTTGATTAACTTTTCAACAGCAATTTCCATTTCTTCGTTTAAGATTAAGCTTCTCAGTACTGAATGAAGTTTTTCTCCCTTACCTTGCAAACTAAATAATTGTTTAAAAACATTTCTAGCTTGAGGAGGAAGATGGATTGACTGAATAAATCGTTCTAACTCATCTATGTTTTTTAAATAAATTAGCTTTTTCAATTTTGTTTTTTGAGATTTTGTAAAGTTACATTCTTTAAATAATCCTTCTATAAAACCTGTATGGCCAATTTCTAAAATAAATGGAACATTACTTAGTAAATCAATTGCCATAATAACTACTTCAATTTCTGACGCTTCTGTAATTTGACCTAAATTTTCAATACCGAACTGCTTAATTTCATCAATTTCTACACCATTATTTCGATAAATTGTTGATTGATAAAATACTTTGCACTTCTCATCTTTTTGTGCAATCGGATAAATTTCTTTCATCAATGTACTTGTTATATCAGGCCTTAACAATAAAATTTGTTGCAGGCGTGTTAAAACGACGACTAAGTCTTCTTTTGCTAATCTTGGGTTTCGACTAGAAAATGAATCATACTCTTCAAATAGCTGTGGATGAAACGGGATATATCCCCGCTCTAGTGCATAATCTTCCATTTTTCTTTTATATCGATAATTAATTAAGGACTGCTTTAATTTCTGATCCAATCGAAATAACTCCCTTCTAGAAAAATAAAAAGGCCATACAGGTTAATGCCTGTATGGCCTTCTGGCACGACACAAGCACCTTCTTCGATACACGAATAGGGCTTGCATCTATGGTCAATTTTTGTCCATAGATTCAAACCCTGGGTGGATGATGATGTTGTAGCCCATTATTCGTGCGTGCAAAAAACATGTTCATGTCTCCTTTTTAAGTTTTATTTTTATTCATCTTAATGAATTTGGTATAAGTTGTCAATCCCTTTTGAATAATAAAAATTTTGGAAGGGTTTACATTACGAAATTTTAATTTTTAAATCTATTATACTAAAATGTATTTTCCCATACATTTTTCCTTATAATGAATGATCTTTTGATTATATCATTGAACTTTAAAATAAATTCGATTATTATCTAATTAGATAAATGTTTAATTAGCTTATTTTATATAGTGTCCACTTGACTCTATTATTTTTTTTACCTACCAAATTAGATATATATCAAATTAGATGAAAATATAAGTAAACATAACAAAGGGGATATATAAAAATGAAGACTTCATTTATTAAACAAGAAGAACAATATTTTAAATTATTTCTAGCCGGAATTGTGAATGGGATTGGTGACCGTTTTAGTTCTGTTGCTGTGCTAGCAATGCTTTTACATATATCAGGTTCAGGCCTTGCTGTAGGTATGACATTAGCAATTCGTTTGATACCTTTTTTATTGTTTGGACCAATAGGTGGAAGACTCGCTGATCAATTTTCTAGGAAAACAATTTTAATAACTACTGACCTGATAAGAATCTTATTTGCCCTCTCCTTCTTATTAGTTCACGATAAAAATGATATTTGGATTGTTTATTTTAGTTCATTTGTACTTGCAGCTGGAGAAGCAATCTATGCACCGAATAGAAAATCTGCTATTCCTCAACTAGTTAACAATGAAAATCTTGTAAAAGTGAATAGCTTAGAGCAAGTAATGATTGGAATTGTCTTAGTAATTGGTGCACTTTCAGGAGGAATAGTCTCTTCTATTTTTGGTCCGAGCGTGACATTTTGGATTAATGCCGCCTCATTTTTAGGGGCTGCTATTATCAATTTTACAACTAAATTTCCTGATCAAAATGTGAATAAAAAATTGGAGTTTCATAAAAAAGAAAACGTCCTCTCCGCTTTTAAAAAGATTATTTTCATTTCTATGCCGCTTCAAATACTAATTCTATGTGAGATTTTAATTGCATCTATTAATGGAATTGATAATGTATTAATTAGCGTTTATGCAATTTCAGAGTATCGACTAGGAGATTTTGGAGTTGGTCTCTTTTATAGTGCTTTAGGGATTGGGCTAATATTAAGTTTTTCGGTTGCAAACCGTCTACGAAATCATTTACTTATTTCAGGTTTCGCGTGTCTATTGCTTGAAGGAATTTTTCAACTGTTATTAAGTCGAACACATTTTGTGGTTTTTGCACTTCTCATGTTTTGCGGAGCTGCATTTATGTCAGGTATTTGTAATGTTTGTTTTGATACGCTTCTCATGAATGAAATAGAACTCCAACACCAGGGTACAATATTTGGTCTATTAGCAACCATCACAAGCTCTGTTTTAGGTATCTCTATGTTCATTTCTGGCTTAGCCCTCCAATATTTTTCCCCTCGATCGTTAGGATTGATTGGTGGAATCGCGTATATACTTATTGCTATTTCCCTTATAAGTACAATTACAGTGAAAGGATATCGGAAAAAGGGTACTATTTAATTTATTTCATTGTTCACTATTTTTATTAAAATTGACTAAAAAAACGGTCATTTAGAATAAACAAACCACCCATTTAAACGGGTGGTTTGCACTTTTGAAAGCAGTGGCTATATTACCTCATCCTTATACTTTTCTAATGATTTCTTTTTAAGATCATCCCAAACAGGAGTTGAAATATTCGCTTCTTTTTGTAACTCATCAAATGTTCTATATACGGCTTCAATCTCACTAAAAGATCCCTCAATTAATTTATTCACTGGAAGTTTATGAAAAATTTTCATGCCGTAGTATCCAATCTTTCGATAATTTCGCACGATTTTCAATTGGAATACTGGGTCAATTTTGTAGCCTAATTTTTCTAAAATCATAAAACCCTCATCCATTGCAGAAATCATCTGCGTTAGTGCTTCCTTATTCTTAGAGATTTTTTTAAAGTCAAAGTTATTCAAGTAGTGAATTGAGTTCATCGCAACAATTGCAATGGCATGACTTTTAAGCCAGCCATCAATGTGATCATTATAAATAAGTTTATACTTTGATTGCTTAAAAGCATTTTCCAAAGTAGATTTAAATGATATGTCACCATCAAGGCTTCCAATAACCATTTGTCCTCCTCCGCGAACCGAAATAATGCGACCACTTTCTTCCCTTTTCCCTCCACTCAGTTGGAACCCAAACGCAATATTCTTTTTAATTTCGCTATTTTCCACTAAGAAGTTTTGCATATTAGCTGAATCAGCATTATTTCCGACAATTACAATATTATTACTATTATTTTGTGCTAGTATCGGTAAAACTGAAGTGAATTGATTGTATTTCATAACAACAAATATAAGGTCATAATAATCTTCTTGTTCAAGTCTATTAATAACATTAACTTGGTCAACAGTATTTTTTCGTTGGAAATGATGACGAATAACAATTCCATCTTTTTTCAGTTGCTCATACCTTCTACCTCTAGCTAATACAGTAACATCATTCCCTGCGCGTACTAATGCGTGTGCAAGATAGCTTCCCAATACGCCAGCGCCATATATTAGTATTTTCATCTTCATACTCCTATTCTATCGAATCTATCGTTAATATTTTTTGAATTGTTAATGGACAATCGTTCGTTATTCAACATATGTCTATTATCTAAAATTTTAACAACTGTCTATAGCCGTATCAATGGATAATAAATTCGCTTTTGTTTAATAATGAACAAATTAAAATGATTTGTTTAACAAATGTTTAATAAAAAGCATTTGTTTCTTTTTAGACGTTTGTTCATTATAATTAATCGACTAAACCAATTCCTAAATGAAGCGATATTTGAGGGAGAATTTTTATGGATAAAAGAATTAGAAAATCTAAAAAAGCGATAGAAGATGCACTAATTAGTTTAATGGCAGAGGAGGATTTTGAGAGTATTACAATAAACTCTATTGCTGAAAAAGCAGACGTTAATAGAGGGACCATTTATTTACATTACAAAGATAAATACGATTTATTAGAGCAATGTATTGAGAGAGAAATAAATGAATTATTAATTTCTTGTTTACCAGAAGGTTCCGGCGTTTATCCATCTAAAAACCCTTTACTAAGGACATTTAAATACTTAGAGAAAAATTCTTTCTTTTACCACACATTGTTAACAAATAATGGCGTTCCGACTTTTAGAAATAAGTTATTAAACGTGATGAAAGATGGAATGAGAGAACAATTAAATTTAAATGAATTAAATCAAAATATGAATAAAGAATTTTTAATTCAGTTTTGGTCATCTGCAGCAATTGGCGTCATAGAGTGGTGGATCATTCAGTCAATGCCCTTTAGCGCAGAAGAAATCACTGAACAGTTATGGATTTTACTCGAGCGAAATCAAATTTTACCGACTATTGAATAATGCTACTGTTTACATACTGATGTCTTAATAAAATTCTTAGGCATCAGTATTTTTTTAAACGTTGGCTCTTTAAAATTTAAATGTTTATTTTCGAACAAAAAAAAGAATATCTAATTTGATATCCTTTAGGAAATCATAAACATCTAAAGCATGCGTTTAGATGTAGAATATACTAAAAATTTGTCCCTTAGCTTTATCTTAATTTATCATTTATTATTCCAATACAGGAACTCACTTAAATGAACGATGACCGTGTCGTTCAATAATTGCATAATACATGCTTTTTGTTATCTCAAAACCACAACATTGGCAAACTTCATGCATAGATTCAATCTTCTTCATTTTATTTCGACAATTCACACAAAAGAAAAAACCCTCTATACTATTTTCAGATGTTAAAATTTGGGACTTTACCTTTGTAGACTTATCTATTTTTTCATTAAAAGCTTCTTCAATATGCTTTGAAAAATAAGTGTCTCCATTTTTACAATATAAATTTCCGTTTTTAACAATCAAATCTTCTTTACAATAAGGGCAATACATTATTACCTCCTTGGGGGAATTTCTACTATTTCACCTAAAATATACTATTCTTATGTAATTAAACTCCATTTAGTTTCACAAGAAAATCAACAATCTGCTTTAACAGAGCTAATAAATAAGAAATTATATATTTCTATAATCATCAATCTTCAGATTCATAATCTTTCAGTTCAATCTCATTGGCAGCTTTAGTAATCATTTTCGTAATCATCTTAAACATTATGTTCATAACTATGGGAAACCGTAACATTAAATTACGTAACAATATTTTGAAGTTTGACTTTTCAATCATACCTCCAGCAGTTAAAAGTCCTATTTTTTGATTTTTCTCA from Arthrobacter citreus encodes the following:
- a CDS encoding bifunctional phosphoribosyl-AMP cyclohydrolase/phosphoribosyl-ATP diphosphatase HisIE — encoded protein: MFDLEKIRFNEQGLVPAIVQDVDTNEVLMLAYMNYESINLTIETGFATFYSRSRQEIWKKGETSGNLQYVKSVSYDCDQDSILLQVEQVGVACHTGSYSCFSEKLVLNKENDTQNEVPSYLPNLYETILDRKKNPIEGSYTTYLFNQGIDKILKKIGEETSEVIIGAKNEGTEELIYEISDLVYHTMVLMVEKGIKLEEINNSLINRKEKVKS
- the hisF gene encoding imidazole glycerol phosphate synthase subunit HisF; the protein is MLARRIIPCLDVRNGRVVKGKQFSSIQDVDSPTKLGKYYSDNGADELVFYDITASNEERDISLQFVSEVAKELRIPFSVGGGVRSIDDFTKLLRNGADKVSVNSAAILNPNLINEASARFGSQCVVLSIDAKLNSDGQYKVFINGGRKETEWDAIEWAKTGVELGAGEIVLNSINEDGMKRGFDIGLLQKVTNAVNVPVIASGGAGKLEHFYDAIEYANVDGVLAASVFHFGEIEIKDLKNYLNEKNIPVRL
- the hisJ gene encoding histidinol-phosphatase HisJ, with the translated sequence MKIDGHTHTQYCPHGSGDDVQLMIEKAIELGFDEYHITEHTPIPSSFQNVLKPDEAVASLSMSENDVDDYIKEMTKVRDQYKDRIRIKIGFEYDYLPSESVWFKQFLKEYGKYCDTGLLSIHYLEGKDGWQCIDYKAEDTLSGLVNYYGSVEAFQLAYYDNVKQSILDDLGPLKPTRIGHMTLCNKFMQFLKCEDTEKIINKQIEVLKLVKEKNYILDYNTAGLFKEYCGETYPPNHVVEIANSLNIQFMYGSDSHSVKDIGRGYEVYSSTIK
- a CDS encoding DUF4288 domain-containing protein; this translates as MNKRLRKKMTQQWEWFAVKVLYECKISGNPTSEKINYEIDNLNTFEETILLIKAPAVEQAYLNGEKEALKNETEYLNQFGETVEWKFIEILDCFELFDKKLQTGTELYSRFIRVPTDLSKEDLIFQYYPEVVKENN
- the hisB gene encoding imidazoleglycerol-phosphate dehydratase HisB gives rise to the protein MRTAVISRQTKETKISLSLNLDGDGESNIQTGIGFLDHMLTLFSFHSGIDLEVFCEGDLEVDDHHTTEDVGIALGKALVDALGEKIGINRYGSCYIPMDETLARVVVDFSNRPYLVYNDRTVRERIGMIDTQNFKEFFKALSSEAKMNCHMEVLYGENDHHKIEALFKAFGRAVKQAVEVTSSKLPSTKGML
- the hisA gene encoding 1-(5-phosphoribosyl)-5-[(5-phosphoribosylamino)methylideneamino]imidazole-4-carboxamide isomerase — its product is MILYPAIDLKDGNCVRLEQGDFNKKVIYQNSPLEVALDFDKSGAKVLHIVDLDGARTGERKNASIIKGIVQNTKLKIQIGGGIRSLESISFWLELGVERVILGTAAIKDRQLLEQAISTYGNRIIVGVDAKNSYVAINGWEESTNQDSFEFCKQLELLGVKTVVYTDISKDGMLSGPNIEAYKRLAEETNLNIIASGGVSTLNDLETLSQLNIYGAISGKALYEGKFTVEEALKCLQEELYRA
- the hisD gene encoding histidinol dehydrogenase, translating into MLEILSINQKSDKLESIINRTNLPTVEITKSVEKILLNVKENGDEAVRQYSLIYDEVKLKDFEVSEVEFNEALEQTDEKLVTALAEAKKNIERYHEKQLQDGYKINDKNSYVQQLIHPIERVGVYIPAGKAAYPSTVLMNVIPAKIAGVKEIVIVTPPNKEGKIKPSILVAAKLAGVSKVYKVGGAQAIGALAYGTETIEKVDKIVGPGNLYVALAKKSVSGIVGIDMVAGPTEVVILADETANPRFIAADLMAQAEHDEMASSIVITNSEEFALKIQQQIPNLLEEQPRKEIIKSSFEQYGAILVVKTIEEGIELVNKLAPEHLEIMIKNPESIVHQIKNAGAIFLGDYTPEPVGDYFAGTNHTLPTSGTARFTSPLNVNDFQKKTSVVYYNKKALKEARKHIEVIAEEEGLFGHGKAISIRFEEDSE
- the hisH gene encoding imidazole glycerol phosphate synthase subunit HisH, translating into MNIIIDYGVGNLDSLKRACEEIGFPVLISNEIEVIKQASSIILPGVGAYEAAMNELESLSLIEIIKSKAKSGTPILGICLGMQLLYEFSEENLGTNGLGLIQGQVKQIPDIVKVPHMGWNKLNFTKEESLVKYVNEGEYVYFVHSFYVSSSNNELLAYSEYGVKIPAVIKSGNIYGMQFHPEKSAETGLNLLKAFKELCLYDSISSN
- a CDS encoding DinB family protein, with product MNRKDLILNVLDKTYDQESWFAPLKDSIEGISAEQANWKPTGEATKSIWENVNHLLYYKERLVANLEGREWTKKLDGDETFNFTEQSNHKNEWEKVFERLENAQLSLRQRLNNITEEELNRDSFETKLMDILLHEAYHTGQIIQLRKMQGSWPSHR